The following is a genomic window from Rana temporaria chromosome 7, aRanTem1.1, whole genome shotgun sequence.
cttagggcacacttaaccccttcagtgccccctagtggttaaccccttcactgccattgtcattttcacagtaatcagtgcatttttatagcacttttcactgtgaaaatgacaatggtcccaaaaatgtgtcagaagtgtccgatgtgtccaacataatgtggcagtcacaaaaaaaaaaaaaaaaatcgctgatcgccaccattactagtacaaaaaataataataataacaatgccataaaactattccctattttgtaaaccctataacttttgcgcaaaccaatcaataaacgcttactgcgatttttttttaccaaaaatatgtaggagaatatgtatcggcctaaactgagggaaaaaaatgtttttttatatctttttcgggtgatatttattatagcaaaaagtaaaaaatattgaatttttttcaaaattgtcgtcctatttttgtttatagcgcaaaaaattaaaaccgcagaggtgatcaaatactaccaaaagaaagctctatttgtgggggggggggggggaaggacgccaattttgtttgggagccacgttgcatgaccgcgcaattgtcagttaaaacggcgcagtgccaaatcacaaaaaggggccaggtcctttacctgcataatggtccggtcaCACTGGCAAATGTAAACAATgtccaaaccacacgtgaggcatCGCCGTGATTGTTAAagccagagcaataattctagcacaatccCTCCTCTATAACTCTGATAAACCTGGAGAAAACTTTAAATGCATcacctgtggagatttttaagtaccgtactttgtcgcaattttaaagcgtgacatgttagatatccatttactcggcgtgacatcatctttcacattatacaaaaatattgggccaactttattttttttattctgtcttgcaattgaaagaccgctgggcaaatacagtgtgacataaaatattgtaacaatcgccatttaattctctagggtctctgctaaaatttatatatatctatatatagacatatatatattggtcatgaaaaacggttgtgtgtatgctccagaccatttttctcgatgagaaaaatggccgatttttttttagaacctgctctattttttcttgtcgttcTTTTTCAtgctgtgaaaaacggtcgtgtgtacgctttaacgagggggaaaaaaacctgcatgctcagaagcaagttatgagatgggtaaaactagcgtttgtaaaggagatagcacatttgtttaatgcagcgcattcttttcttctttataatgctacacTAATCATTTTCTTTTTCTGCTGATATTCTCACAGAGTTATGACAAActtgtttctttattatttatcctgatctcatgaataatctttatttttttgtaagccaGATCTCTATAAAAATAGTTTTATTACATTGTTACAATCTTTTAATGAAGATCTccttttttggttattaattgtaTAATATTTTAGACCGATTtccatatattatttttttttttttcatttgagtgtgtcaagttaccacaacaacattattattattaagtattATTTACCCTCAAGGAGgttagtgtcccttgttaatttgaacatttatttttaaaatgtcccTGCCTACTCACTAGCAAACTCTCTATTTTGAATAAAAACACATGGTCAAGTTTTTACAGTAAACCaaaaatccatttattctggcttaaaaaaaaaaatgaaaggtgaAGGCAAACCAAAAACACAGGTAATAcaaacaaagaagccaggaaggcagcactggagaccCTACTTGAATTTGTGCAGACAAAGATCCCCACAGCAAACAACCAAGGATGTGAATACCAAAATTGGGACCATGAGAAGAACATATCTTTAGGACCAcaatttctttcttctcttctttgtagccttctctgcagcctttgtTAACCGCGTCTTCGGAGGCTGTGTCCCTGGAGGAGAGCttgtggcaggaggaggaggagcaggaggggcGACCTCCGCAAGGTCCGTGTAGTCAGTAAGCTTCCCCATCAAGCCCATGTTGATAACCTTCGAAATTAGGGTTTCGCTACGGAGACGTTGGCCCATGTCCATTCTTGGTAGTTTTTCTCCAATAATTGCAGCAAATGCCTCTGCAGCGGTGGGGGGCTCTCTGAGGGCCGCAGTAGACTCCCTAATTAGGGCATGGGTTTCCTCGTCCATCTGCCTAAgcctcctgccccttttttgtggAATGCAGAGGGGAGGTATCTGGGAACTGGTGTTAGGCCTGGCCACCTCCTGTGTGCCACTGGGGCTTGCCACCTCCTGTGTGCCattggggcctgccacctcctggctctcATTTCTCCCCCCTCATCCTTGCTATGCTCtgcctgtgaaaaaaaaagggacatagttacatttttgtcttcatctatcacacacatttttcaccTCATGACAgttgcaaattgaatgctaataattattaaagacaatcattcttgtccccatcatttttggccactactgtctattgatatgtaaaacactttttgttcaatcATTACATTTTTAGCAATAGTAACAACTATTTTACATCATTATACTTTTATTACAAGAAATCTTTAGCCAAATACTGTACCTGGCTCCATATGGTGAAATCATGCTCCTCCAGGAACTCAGGTTGTTCATCCAAAGAAGGCTGAGCTTGGCTGCAGGAAAGACTGGAGCTACGTCTGGGGAGAAGGATTGAAAGAGATTCCCTTGCTTCCAGATGATCATCAAGGAAGCTTaactgactgtagtaccacagactagGCTTATAAATTTGATCTGCAGCTACTCCTGACCTCATGGATTTCAGGACCTTATTCCGCTCAGTCCGATATGTGCCCCTAATGGTCCCAATTTTGGTATTCACATCCTTGGTTGTTGCTGTGGGGATCTGGGTCTTTACAAATTCAAGCAGGCTCTCCAGTTcttccttcctggcttctttattttttattagcagtgcttttggtttgccataaAATCTGAAGTTTCTTCCACCTTTGCAGGAACTCAGCCATAAAATCATGATCCTTGAAGACCTGCATGATATCTGCAAGTCAAAAACAAGACAAAaatactaatgtcagtcaagacTCTACTAATCTTTCTGACCATATATAGGCCACAATCTCATCCCCTGATGAGTCAAGTCAAAAAAATGTTAAGTACCCTCGATCTCAACGTTCATTGCTTACGCCTTCTTTCACACACTGAACGTCATTTTTACACATGAGGATTACctttatatacactgcgcatgtgtgaaGCCTTTCCCTTTCGTTATAgtactttccccgccccttctcgctCTTCGTAGTGCAAGACAACATGGCGGAGACTCTGCAGGTGGCAACCTAAACAGAGGAGGAAAGTCAGGAGGAACCACAGACCAGATTCCGGAGATACAAGGCGACAAACATGTCATTCAAGGAGATGGTTGAAATGGTGGCAATATTGAGGGGGGAGGATTATGATGCAAAACATGGTCCATACAAAAAGCCTAATCAGGTCAAGGCCAAAATAATGGACACAGTGGTTAaaactcggcaaaaaaaaattggggtgcgcAGATCTAAAGAACAGCTCCGCAAAAGATGGTCTGACATCAAGTTGAGGGAGCCGGACAAATAccacaaaattaaaaaagttattggaaaaagtaagtaattttcgTGTTACTCAGATTATTATTACTAGCATGGtgctgcatgtg
Proteins encoded in this region:
- the FHIT gene encoding bis(5'-adenosyl)-triphosphatase isoform X1 yields the protein MILWLSSCKGGRNFRFYGKPKALLIKNKEARKEELESLLEFVKTQIPTATTKDVNTKIGTIRGTYRTERNKVLKSMRSGVAADQIYKPSLWYYSQLSFLDDHLEARESLSILLPRRSSSLSCSQAQPSLDEQPEFLEEHDFTIWSQAEHSKDEGGEMRARRWQAPMAHRRWQAPVAHRRWPGLTPVPRYLPSAFHKKGAGGLGRWTRKPMP